One window of Plasmodium relictum strain SGS1 genome assembly, chromosome: 14 genomic DNA carries:
- a CDS encoding protein kinase, putative encodes MNKIKSIKKENPRYKLIKLIGKGTFGKVYSAVDLCTQEAVAIKRSPKWRNKVSREVDLLKKMNSSKNIVNIKSIFYTTTKKGFRIQNIVFKYMTYSLGKYIRLKKQEKRENKSTRISPSDLKTIIYQICLGLKHLHKYNFAHRDLKPDNILIDLDSSNIKVEICDLGSAKKVHKNIISIPYICSRWYRAPELLCGSMYYTTEVDLWSLGCIIFELINLCPLFPGKFKKDQFSEECSQIINIIEVLGSPKMSFYENIKNYTSKKNNFLIKELCELNILPLSWSSILGHSLEENEKELINIIDGLLKWAPSERLKIEEILSNSYFSSLHN; translated from the exons atgaataaaataaagagcattaaaaaagaaaatcctcgatataaattaattaaattaattggAAAAGGAACTTTTGGTAAAGTTTACTCAGCTGTTGATCTTTGTACACAAGAAGCAGTGGCAATAAAAAGATCTCCCAAATG gagaaaTAAGGTTTCAAGAGAagttgatttattaaaaaaaatgaattctagcaaaaatatagtaaatataaagtctattttttatacaaCTACTAAAAAGGGATTTAGAATTCAAAATATAGTGTTTAAGTATATGACCTATAGTTTGggaaaatatattagattgaaaaaacaagaaaaaagagaaaataa ATCTACTAGAATTTCACCATCCGATTTAAAAACCATTATTTa TCAAATATGTTTAGGGTTAAAAcatttacataaatataactTTGCTCATAGAGATTTAAAACCAGATAATAtatta aTTGATTTAGATTCTTCTAATATTAAAGTAGAAATATGTGATTTag gatCAGCAAAAAAAGTTCATAAGAATATTATTTCTATCCCTTATATTTGTTCAAGATGGTATAGAGCACCAGAATTATTATGTGGTTCAATGTACTATACg acaGAAGTAGATTTATGGT caTTGGGATGCATAATTtttgaattaataaatcTGTGTCCTTTATTTCCtggaaaatttaaaaaagatca attttcAGAAGAATGCTctcaaataataaatataattgaaGTGTTAGGATCCCcgaaaat gagtttctatgaaaatataaaaaattatactagtaaaaaaaat aattttttaataaaggaATTATGTGAGCTAAATATTCTTCCCTTATCATGGAGCAGTATCCTAGGACATTCTTTAGAagaaaa cgaaaaagaattaattaatataatagatGGACTTTTAAAATG GGCCCCAAGCGAAAGATTAAAAATTGAAGAAATTTTAAgtaattcatatttttcttcattacataattaa
- the IPK2 gene encoding inositol polyphosphate kinase, putative, translating to MNVEEYRHQVGGHCKLIKPKDSSKVYKPLIENEYIFYEKLTNFRSSSAESGPLHILKKFIPKFYGVTEIVIESYSDLEDKNLCPYSNNIKNNKEKKNKYKKYIKLNIKEDEKKLKEMNKDNVENLEIEENVNNQWIEKSKNEDNNKKNLSGKHIDINDEIIEKNEFDEKNENIHNTDSIKKNDNIYKKVRKRKECVPHIVLEDLVYGFKRPCVLDIKMGKRQRKIGASLEKKKRQVEKSFKTTSHSLGFRLCGCQNYNKLSDTLFYKDKYWGRKLSKEKIPWAIRNWFWNGCLLYEELIPLLLEKLHSFFNCIVELRHYRFWSSSLLWVFDGGLNDKKARSNSLDIRMIDFANTIYLQDNPSPDDEYIFGLKNLIDSIQILNNSIHNIYFLPYEITTCFYSDNYNTRGIWENRIFKKSKSVIFEEKKKKNKKTVYINFEFLKNTKKKKKKKNEIPTISNSDYLIEEDLNKFSQKKKKKKKIQIISNSDYPIKEDINVHAYNKNENNKTYHKGIISTDMKKSIGNLVNNDLNETKIESCEYNDIMFMQNKNDTRKNDTDKMIDTQMYDETNKLSQEILKDSITRKLDDNKNIEALYNRSNYKSKIELIIEEHIGKGIEKCYKNEQIEVEEKENKKVDSLKSEKDNYGEEREKKNEIKSSNLLNQSGIFNSYIEYSNQAIDKERLNTYEEKMTEIKNDSHNKNISNIKRSKYNKEVEIGYIDTNKKYLNNFPLSKNHDKKRSTSTLLSKNYNKKINTKLKYNKSYDKIIHETIIRTLKIVSKLNKKIQKKIGNYSDAISNSENNRYIKKYSDDYSNRIQKNNKNDGEENSYEMDTLNDKYKNESIFNQFNSNSDVINYKNNKNKKYYEVNKESSNLIKEKGTRNKENGDEMRENYKNGNDFIYFRNTNYKKHTNDKNVYNLLISNIKKENSFNYMIKNSDIKKKIMYTSVLNKNINLKVLINRIIKMEIEKKKKEENRLLIKNKRHINLKSLCMSNFSDSNKDIIEIQNKIKKMKIKKSVLNKNLNNKQNEYLFKNNQYLLKYLNYNSDSILISKSIKNYNSKQKLKEKNNIYKRCSSCTDMLLSIKKGKRKKNKRNKIRKLLLRKLNVFSNVKGNIKINKKKVFNNNISNKLDLTHMNKKLGNTLFHNLSDEFNVFNSEYKSNFYFDEISHQKGNDSIKKKYFVNEMRSKNLIVPLTETNENYKYLRRSLSEPNFYKFNHFRCVNNDFYDNKINYNNLIKNRLDKLTKVPIYNQIYGFSSNSSNTYSSDYSF from the coding sequence atgaatGTTGAGGAATATAGACATCAAGTTGGTGGTCATTGTAAATTAATTAAACCGAAGGATTCATCAAAAGTTTATAAGCCattaatagaaaatgaatatatattttatgaaaaattaacaaatttTCGTTCTTCTTCTGCTGAATCTGGACcattacatattttaaaaaagtttattCCTAAATTTTATGGTGTCACTGAAATAGTCATTGAATCTTATTCTGATCTTGAAGATAAGAATTTATGTCCATATTCTAATAatatcaaaaataataaagaaaaaaaaaataaatataaaaagtatataaagTTGAATATAAAGGAAGATGagaaaaaattgaaagaGATGAACAAAGATAATGTTGAAAATTTAGAAATTGaagaaaatgtaaataatcaGTGGATAGagaaaagtaaaaatgaagataataacaaaaaaaatttaagtggTAAACATATTGATATAAATGATGAAAtcatagaaaaaaatgaatttgatgaaaaaaatgaaaatatacataatacGGACagtataaagaaaaatgataatatatataagaaagtTAGAAAAAGGAAGGAGTGTGTTCCTCATATTGTTTTAGAAGATTTAGTATATGGATTTAAAAGACCATGTGTATTAGATATAAAAATGGGGAAAAGACAAAGAAAAATAGGTGCatcattagaaaaaaaaaaaaggcaaGTAGAAAAAAGTTTTAAGACAACTAGTCATTCTTTAGGTTTTCGATTATGTGGGTGTCAAAACTATAATAAATTGAGCgatactttattttataaagatAAATACTGGGGAAGAAAATTaagtaaagaaaaaattccATGGGCTATTAGAAATTGGTTTTGGAATGGATGTTTGTTATATGAAGAATTAATACCTCTTTTGTTAGAAAAACTACatagtttttttaattgtattGTTGAGTTAAGACATTATCGATTTTGGTCTTCTTCCTTATTGTGGGTTTTTGATGGAGgattaaatgataaaaaagcGAGATCTAATTCATTAGATATTAGGATGATTGATTTCGCAAATACTATATATTTACAAGACAATCCTTCTCCAGATGATGAATATATTTTCggtttaaaaaatttaattgattctattcaaattttaaataattcaattcataatatatatttcttgcCATATGAAATTACTACATGTTTTTATTCAGATAACTATAATACAAGAGGGATTTGGGAAAATAGGATTTTCAAGAAATCGAAATCTGTTATTTttgaagaaaagaaaaaaaaaaacaaaaaaactgtttatataaattttgaatttttaaaaaatactaaaaagaaaaaaaaaaaaaaaaatgaaatccCAACTATAAGTAACTCAGATTACTTAATTGAAgaagatttaaataaattctcgcaaaaaaaaaaaaaaaaaaaaaaaattcaaattatAAGTAATTCAGATTACCCAATTAAAGAAGATATAAATGTACAtgcatataataaaaatgaaaataacaaAACATATCATAAAGGAATTATAAGTACTGATATGAAAAAAAGCATAGGTAACTTAGttaataatgatttaaatgaGACAAAGATAGAGAGTTGTGAGTATAATGATATTATGTTCATGCAAAATAAGAATGATACAAGAAAAAATGATACAGATAAGATGATAGATACACAAATGTATGATGAGACAAATAAATTGTCACAAGAAATTTTGAAAGATTCTATTACTAGAAAGTtagatgataataaaaatatagaggCATTATATAATAGATCAAATTATAAGAGTAAAATAGAATTAATAATAGAAGAACATATAGGTAAAGGCATTGAAAAATGCTATAAAAATGAACAAATAGAAgttgaagaaaaagaaaataagaaaGTCGACTCATTGAAAAGCGAAAAAGATAACTATGGAgaagaaagagaaaaaaaaaatgaaataaaatcatCTAACTTGTTGAACCAAAGTGGTATTTTCAATTCTTATATAGAATACAGTAATCAAGCTATAGATAAAGAAAGATTAAATacatatgaagaaaaaatgacagaaataaaaaatgatagtcataataaaaatataagtaatatTAAAAGGTCAAAATATAATAAGGAAGTAGAAATTGGATATATTgatactaataaaaaatatttaaataattttccaTTATCAAAGAATCAcgataaaaaaagaagtacATCAACATTATTATCAAAgaattataacaaaaaaattaacacaAAATTAAAGTATAACAAATcatatgataaaataatacatGAAACTATTATTAGAACTCTAAAAATTGTTTCAaaacttaataaaaaaattcaaaagaaAATAGGAAATTATTCTGATGCTATTTCTAATTCAGAAAATAATAGGTATATTAAGAAATACAGTGATGATTATTCTAATAGGATtcaaaagaataataaaaatgatggtGAAGAAAATAGTTATGAAATGGATACActaaatgataaatataagaATGAAAGTATCTTTAATCAATTTAACAGTAACAGTgatgttataaattataaaaataataaaaataaaaaatattatgagGTGAATAAAGAATCatcaaatttaattaaagaaaaaggaaCAAGAAATAAGGAAAATGGCGATGAAATGagagaaaattataaaaatggaaatgatttcatttattttagaaATACAAACTACAAGAAGCATACGAATGATAAAAATgtgtataatttattaatcagcaatataaaaaaagaaaattcatttaattaCATGATCAAAAATagtgatataaaaaaaaaaattatgtacaCGAgtgttttaaataaaaatataaacctCAAAGTATTGATAAATCGAATTATTAAAAtggaaatagaaaaaaaaaagaaggaaGAAAATCgtctattaataaaaaataagagacacattaatttaaaaagtttatGTATGAGTAATTTTTCTGATAGCAATAAAGATATCATAGAAAtacaaaacaaaataaaaaaaatgaaaataaaaaaaagtgtgttgaataaaaatttaaacaataagcaaaatgaatatttatttaaaaataaccaATATTTGTTAaagtatttaaattataactCGGATTCAATATTAATTtctaaaagtataaaaaactACAATTCAAAGCAAAAactaaaagaaaagaataatatatataaaagatgtAGTTCTTGTACAGATATGTTATTAAGTATTAAGAAAgggaagagaaaaaaaaataaaagaaataaaataaggaaATTGCTTCTAAGAAAACTGAATGTATTTTCAAATGTTAAAGGCaacattaaaataaataaaaaaaaagtttttaataataatattagcAATAAATTGGATTTGACacatatgaataaaaaattaggaAATACTTTATTTCATAACCTTTCCGATGAATTTAATGTATTTAATTCTGAATATAAAAGtaacttttattttgatGAAATTTCTCATCAAAAAGGGAATgattctattaaaaaaaagtatttcgTAAATGAAATGAgaagtaaaaatttaatagttCCTTTAACAGAAactaatgaaaattataaatatctaCGTAGATCCTTATCAGAAccaaatttttataaatttaatcaTTTTAGATGTGTAAATAATGATTTTTATGACAATAAAATCAATtacaataatttaattaaaaacagaTTAGATAAATTAACTAAAGTACCAATTTATAATCAAATATATGGATTTTCATCTAATTCGAGTAATACATATTCATCtgattattctttttaa